The following are encoded together in the Pleurocapsa sp. FMAR1 genome:
- a CDS encoding helix-turn-helix domain-containing protein has product MKPYSVDLREKIVSAIEKGDSSVRKVALRFGVSKNCVQRLITQKRTKGHILPGKQGGSMVSPVRKYKAELIAIFKKQTDATLAEYCELLFDETGLWVSQSTMCRTFQRLKLPLKKNTSLQPSNS; this is encoded by the coding sequence ATGAAGCCTTATTCTGTAGATTTACGAGAGAAGATAGTTAGTGCGATCGAGAAAGGTGATAGCTCGGTGAGAAAAGTTGCGCTACGCTTCGGTGTGAGCAAAAACTGTGTCCAAAGATTGATTACTCAGAAGCGGACAAAAGGGCATATCCTGCCAGGGAAGCAGGGCGGGTCGATGGTAAGTCCTGTTCGGAAATATAAAGCCGAGCTGATAGCCATCTTTAAAAAACAGACTGATGCGACTTTAGCAGAATACTGTGAGCTACTTTTTGATGAGACGGGACTATGGGTAAGTCAAAGTACGATGTGTCGGACATTTCAGAGATTAAAATTACCACTCAAAAAAAACACTTCGCTCCAGCCAAGCAATTCGTGA
- the dacB gene encoding D-alanyl-D-alanine carboxypeptidase/D-alanyl-D-alanine endopeptidase, with translation MKLVFEWLRFFSLLFLLFGSSTINQETLAQDKDFKSSVENNIADDAPRLCHQDLSTAIENVINRSEFRRSRWGIEVQTLDGESLYSLNGDKFFTPASSAKLLTTAAVLSALGADYRFRTPIYAVGHPPNLTSLRLKGQGDPTISSQSLKHIVHQLQVLKIKRIEKLIIDDSYFEPPIINPTWEWLDVHSYFATAVNSTILNQNTVTLILLPQQIGQPVKFYWSDAIAARQWQVINEAITGALNIPYEIEIDGDLGKPTLQIRGKLAVNEPADVWDLAIVDPDNYFLESLRLYLAQSDIKVTQGIVIDKPNRNKLETELMAIASPPMQQIIAKTNQESNNLFAEVLARVLAKELNVKTPIEAINKSLNNLGINSEDYVLLDASGLSRQNLVTPKALVTVLRLMSRSKDNQTFRRSLAIAGVNGTLKNRFIDTAIKNNLIGKTGTLTGVDTLSGYLTTSEGKTIVFSILLNNSEQSSQKIRQAIDRVTVILDRASKC, from the coding sequence ATGAAATTAGTTTTTGAGTGGTTGAGGTTTTTTAGTTTACTGTTTCTGCTGTTTGGTAGCTCAACAATTAATCAAGAAACTCTGGCACAGGATAAAGATTTTAAGTCAAGTGTCGAGAACAATATAGCTGACGATGCTCCCAGGCTTTGTCACCAAGATTTATCTACCGCTATTGAGAATGTTATTAACCGTTCGGAGTTTAGGCGATCGCGTTGGGGAATTGAAGTCCAAACCCTTGATGGGGAGTCTTTATACAGCCTGAATGGAGATAAGTTTTTTACCCCCGCCTCTAGTGCCAAACTTTTAACGACTGCTGCTGTACTTTCGGCATTAGGTGCAGACTATCGATTTCGTACTCCTATCTATGCTGTGGGTCATCCACCAAATTTGACTTCTCTGCGCCTAAAAGGACAAGGAGATCCCACTATATCGAGCCAAAGCCTAAAACATATAGTACATCAGTTACAGGTCTTAAAAATCAAACGGATCGAAAAATTAATAATCGATGATAGCTATTTTGAGCCACCGATAATTAACCCTACTTGGGAATGGTTAGATGTCCATAGTTACTTTGCCACGGCGGTAAATAGTACGATTCTCAATCAAAATACGGTTACTCTGATCTTGTTACCGCAGCAGATAGGACAGCCCGTTAAATTTTATTGGAGTGATGCGATCGCCGCTAGACAATGGCAGGTAATTAATGAGGCGATAACTGGGGCTTTAAATATTCCTTATGAGATAGAAATTGATGGAGATTTAGGAAAACCTACTTTACAAATTAGGGGAAAGCTAGCCGTTAATGAACCTGCGGACGTTTGGGATTTAGCCATAGTCGATCCTGATAACTATTTTTTAGAATCACTGCGTCTTTATTTAGCTCAATCTGACATTAAAGTTACCCAAGGAATAGTAATCGACAAACCCAATCGCAATAAATTAGAAACTGAATTAATGGCAATTGCTTCTCCACCAATGCAGCAAATTATAGCCAAAACTAATCAAGAAAGTAATAATTTATTTGCTGAAGTTTTAGCTCGTGTTCTAGCTAAAGAATTAAATGTAAAAACTCCGATTGAAGCTATCAATAAAAGCTTGAATAATTTAGGTATAAACTCAGAGGATTATGTTTTGCTAGATGCCTCTGGTTTGTCTCGTCAAAATTTGGTTACTCCTAAAGCATTGGTCACAGTATTAAGATTAATGTCTCGCTCTAAAGATAATCAAACTTTTCGTCGCTCTTTAGCAATTGCTGGAGTCAACGGCACTTTAAAAAACCGCTTTATAGATACTGCTATCAAAAATAATTTAATTGGCAAAACTGGCACTTTAACAGGAGTTGACACGTTATCAGGATATTTAACTACATCTGAAGGTAAAACTATAGTTTTTAGTATTTTGCTCAATAATTCTGAGCAATCGAGCCAAAAAATTAGACAAGCAATCGATCGAGTAACTGTGATTTTGGATCGTGCTAGTAAGTGCTAA